One genomic window of Mus caroli chromosome 12, CAROLI_EIJ_v1.1, whole genome shotgun sequence includes the following:
- the Btbd7 gene encoding BTB/POZ domain-containing protein 7 isoform X2: MGANASNYPHSCSPRVGGNSQAQQTFIGTSSYSQQGYGCESKLYSLDHGHEKPQDKKKRTSGLATLKKKFIKRRKSNRSADHAKQMRELLSGWDVRDVNALVEEYEGTSALKELSLQASLARPEARTLQKDMADLYEYKYCTDVDLIFQETCFPVHRAILAARCPFFKTLLSSSPEYGAEIIMDISTAGIDMPMFSALLHYLYTGEFGMEDSRFQNVDILVQLSEEFGTPNSLDVDMRGLFDYMCYYDVVLSFSSDSELVEAFGGNQNCLDEELKAHKAIISARSPFFRNLLQRRIRTGEEITDRTLRTPTRIILDESIIPKKYAKVILHCMYTDVVDLSVLHCSPSVGSLSEVQALVAGKPNMTRAEEAMELYHIALFLEFNMLAQAKFVRKCFYRKKIEVCHSIKKHIY; encoded by the exons ATGGGTGCTAATGCATCTAACTATCCTCATTCATGTTCCCCAAGGGTAGGGGGAAACTCACAGGCCCAGCAGACTTTCATAG gaACATCTTCCTATTCTCAACAAGGCTATGGTTGTGAGTCAAAGTTGTATAGCCTTGACCATGGCCATGAGAAACCACAAGACAAAAAAAAGAGAACCTCTGGCCTTGCCACTCTCAAAAAGAAGTTTATTAAACGCCGAAAATCTAATAGATCGGCTGATCACGCCAAGCAGATGCGAGAACTCCTCTCTGGGTGGGATGTTAGAGATGTCAATGCACTAGTGGAAGAATATGAGGGAACTTCAGCCTTAAAGGAGCTTTCTCTGCAAGCCAGTTTGGCTAGACCAGAAGCTCGGACACTGCAGAAGGACATGGCTGACCTTTATGAGTATAAGTACTGTACTGACGTGGATTTAATATTTCAAGAGACTTGTTTTCCCGTTCATCGTGCCATTTTGGCAGCAAGGTGTCCATTTTTTAAAACCCTGCTTTCTTCTTCACCTGAGTATGGGGCAGAGATAATAATGGACATCAGTACGGCTGGTATTGATATGCCCATGTTTTCTGCCTTGTTACACTACCTTTATACAGGAGAGTTTGGAATGGAGGACTCAAGATTTCAGAATGTCGATATCCTTGTTCAGCTTAGTGAAGAATTCGGAACACCAAATTCCCTTGATGTAGATATGCGTGGACTCTTTGATTACATGTGTTATTATGATGTTGTCCTTAGTTTTTCTTCAGACTCTGAACTAGTTGAAGCTTTTGGTGGAAATCAGAACTGTTTAGATGAAGAGCTCAAAGCCCACAAGGCTATTATTTCTGCACGGTCCCCATTTTTCCGCAATTTATTACAAAGGAGAATACGGACTGGTGAAGAAATCACAGACCGAACTTTGAGAACTCCCACAAGAATTATATTAGATGAGTCCATTATACCAAAAAAATATGCAAAAGTGATATTACACTGTATGTATACCGACGTGGTGGACCTCTCTGTTTTGCACTGTAGCCCCTCTGTGGGGAGTCTCAGTGAAGTTCAGGCTCTCGTCGCAGGGAAGCCAAACATGACCAGGGCAGAAGAAGCCATGGAACTTTACCACATAGCACTATTCTTGGAATTTAACATGCTTGCACAAG CCAAATTTGTGAGAAAATgcttctacagaaaaaaaattgaagtttgCCACAGCATCAAAAAG caCATTTATTGA
- the Btbd7 gene encoding BTB/POZ domain-containing protein 7 isoform X3, with protein MGANASNYPHSCSPRVGGNSQAQQTFIGTSSYSQQGYGCESKLYSLDHGHEKPQDKKKRTSGLATLKKKFIKRRKSNRSADHAKQMRELLSGWDVRDVNALVEEYEGTSALKELSLQASLARPEARTLQKDMADLYEYKYCTDVDLIFQETCFPVHRAILAARCPFFKTLLSSSPEYGAEIIMDISTAGIDMPMFSALLHYLYTGEFGMEDSRFQNVDILVQLSEEFGTPNSLDVDMRGLFDYMCYYDVVLSFSSDSELVEAFGGNQNCLDEELKAHKAIISARSPFFRNLLQRRIRTGEEITDRTLRTPTRIILDESIIPKKYAKVILHCMYTDVVDLSVLHCSPSVGSLSEVQALVAGKPNMTRAEEAMELYHIALFLEFNMLAQAKFVRKCFYRKKIEVCHSIKKV; from the exons ATGGGTGCTAATGCATCTAACTATCCTCATTCATGTTCCCCAAGGGTAGGGGGAAACTCACAGGCCCAGCAGACTTTCATAG gaACATCTTCCTATTCTCAACAAGGCTATGGTTGTGAGTCAAAGTTGTATAGCCTTGACCATGGCCATGAGAAACCACAAGACAAAAAAAAGAGAACCTCTGGCCTTGCCACTCTCAAAAAGAAGTTTATTAAACGCCGAAAATCTAATAGATCGGCTGATCACGCCAAGCAGATGCGAGAACTCCTCTCTGGGTGGGATGTTAGAGATGTCAATGCACTAGTGGAAGAATATGAGGGAACTTCAGCCTTAAAGGAGCTTTCTCTGCAAGCCAGTTTGGCTAGACCAGAAGCTCGGACACTGCAGAAGGACATGGCTGACCTTTATGAGTATAAGTACTGTACTGACGTGGATTTAATATTTCAAGAGACTTGTTTTCCCGTTCATCGTGCCATTTTGGCAGCAAGGTGTCCATTTTTTAAAACCCTGCTTTCTTCTTCACCTGAGTATGGGGCAGAGATAATAATGGACATCAGTACGGCTGGTATTGATATGCCCATGTTTTCTGCCTTGTTACACTACCTTTATACAGGAGAGTTTGGAATGGAGGACTCAAGATTTCAGAATGTCGATATCCTTGTTCAGCTTAGTGAAGAATTCGGAACACCAAATTCCCTTGATGTAGATATGCGTGGACTCTTTGATTACATGTGTTATTATGATGTTGTCCTTAGTTTTTCTTCAGACTCTGAACTAGTTGAAGCTTTTGGTGGAAATCAGAACTGTTTAGATGAAGAGCTCAAAGCCCACAAGGCTATTATTTCTGCACGGTCCCCATTTTTCCGCAATTTATTACAAAGGAGAATACGGACTGGTGAAGAAATCACAGACCGAACTTTGAGAACTCCCACAAGAATTATATTAGATGAGTCCATTATACCAAAAAAATATGCAAAAGTGATATTACACTGTATGTATACCGACGTGGTGGACCTCTCTGTTTTGCACTGTAGCCCCTCTGTGGGGAGTCTCAGTGAAGTTCAGGCTCTCGTCGCAGGGAAGCCAAACATGACCAGGGCAGAAGAAGCCATGGAACTTTACCACATAGCACTATTCTTGGAATTTAACATGCTTGCACAAG CCAAATTTGTGAGAAAATgcttctacagaaaaaaaattgaagtttgCCACAGCATCAAAAAGGTATGa